A region from the Pelobates fuscus isolate aPelFus1 chromosome 1, aPelFus1.pri, whole genome shotgun sequence genome encodes:
- the LOC134589063 gene encoding uncharacterized protein LOC134589063 encodes MEAAQTFLKTTKPGKPKQNPDADLVTTGVLKTLLADLQTNILADVTALRGELQGLTSRMAVLEGTTQEYQRTIATMQNDIRDLSHKNRLLERRLDAQEDTRRSSSSSTFLLLFPSDRNVVVVVLRFPITCEFKKSSSFEVSAGGYSVESLLAPPPSVNSQRTSLRKFSNSSATTEQTAEPPPDTNAVNDVNRKTANTVVLDLLTSLMEPADLIINGQTVAERDTLNGMMVEHLRNYKEDVRNAQIEIFGQEMELNELDNIKEPKKTDLANKLSLEIKRRAEARYIASRKAREKKITETVTYTNTM; translated from the exons atggaGGCTGCTCAGACTTTTCTGAAGACGACAAAACCCGGCAAACCCAAGCAAAATCCTGATGCTGATCTGGTAACCACAGGGGTGCTTAAAACTCTGCTAGCGGATTTGCAGACCAACATCCTGGCGGATGTCACCGCACTAAGGGGCGAGCTGCAGGGCCTGACGAGCCGTATGGCGGTACTGGAGGGCACCACTCAGGAATACCAGCGAACTATCGCCACGATGCAAAATGACATAAGAGACTTAAGCCACAAAAACAGACTGCTCGAACGGCGCCTAGATGCACAGGAAGACACGAGGAGAAG CTCTTCTTCTTCTACATTCCTTCTCCTCTTCCCTAGTGATAGGAATGTAGTTGTTGTGGTTTTGCGTTTCCCTATAACATGTGAGTTCAAAAAATCCTCTTCCTTTGAG GTATCAGCTGGTGGCTATTCAGTAGAAAG TCTTTTAGCTCCTCCACCGTCCGTAAACTCACAGAGAACCAGTCTGAGGAAGTTTTCTAACTCTTCAGCAACGACTGAACAGACAGCCG AACCACCACCTGACACAAATGCAGTAAATGACGTGAATAGAAAAACTGCAAATACTGTGGTACTGGATTTGTTAACTTCGTTAATGGAACCTGCTGATTTAA TTATTAATGGCCAAACCGTAGCTGAGCGCGACACTTTAAATGGAATGATGGTGGAGCATCTCAGAAACTATAAAGAGGATGTTAGGAATGCAcag ATTGAAATATTTGGACAAGAGATGGAATTGAATGAATTAGACAATATAAAAGAACCTAAGAAAACAGATTTAGCAAATAAATTATCACTGGAAATAAAAAGAAGAGCTGAAGCCCGTTACATAGCATCACGCaaagcaagagaaaaaaaaattactgagACTGTTACTTACACAAATACAATGTAA